A stretch of the Lolium perenne isolate Kyuss_39 chromosome 3, Kyuss_2.0, whole genome shotgun sequence genome encodes the following:
- the LOC127345527 gene encoding flowering-promoting factor 1-like protein 2: protein MSGVWVFRNGVVKLVENPASAAAAAGGVVRRKALLHTPTGEVVASYASLERKLTALGWERYYAGGGGAAGDCMLRFHKRSSVDLISLPKDFGHFSSVHMYDVVIKNRDAFRVIDV from the coding sequence ATGTCGGGCGTGTGGGTGTTCCGGAACGGAGTGGTGAAGCTGGTGGAGAACCCGGCGTCGGCGGCCGCGGCAGCCGGCGGGGTGGTCCGGCGCAAGGCCCTGCTGCACACGCCCACCGGAGAGGTGGTGGCCTCCTACGCTTCGCTGGAGCGCAAGCTCACCGCGCTCGGCTGGGAGCGCTActacgccggcggcggcggggccgcCGGCGATTGCATGCTGAGGTTCCACAAGCGCTCCTCCGTCGACCTCATCTCCCTCCCCAAGGACTTCGGCCACTTCAGCTCCGTCCACATGTACGACGTCGTCATCAAGAACCGCGACGCCTTCCGCGTCATCGACGTCTAG